From Paenibacillus sp. FSL H8-0537:
GGTAAAGCTAACGTTTAGCGGTTAAATATAAGCGGAGTAATGAGTGGAAAACTTATACATGCTTATATTTTAAAAAGTTCGACATAATTCGGCTTGTTTCCTGCCCTATTTGGTGTTTCAGTTCGTTATTTCGCTTTCCAGGCAGCTATGAAAAGTCAAAAAACAACAAAAAACACCTGTAAGTTACAGGTGCCTTTGCCTAGTCGTTATTCTGAAACGTTTTAGAATGGTCCTAGCCAATAAATCCTACTGCTTGCAAAAAACGATTCAGCATCACTGCCGCCTGCGCTCTAGTTGCAAAGTCTTTAGGCGCGAATGTTTGGCCTGCCATTCCGGTAATAATTCCAGCTTTAGCTGTCTCGGCAACTGCGGCCTCGGCCCATGGAGATATCTGATCCTGATCGGTAAATGCAACCTCAGTCCCGCTATCTACTGGCTCAGTTCTGTCTTTGGAGACAATCGTCAATGCTCTGGCAAGCATAACCGCCATCTGTTCCCGGCTGATCTGCTCATTAGGTCCAAAGCGTTCTGAGGTTAGTCCCTGAACAAGCCCCGCTCTCACTGCTGCTTCTACCGCAGAAGCGTACCATGCAGTCGAGGCTATATCTGTAAAACCTTGATACGCGGAGTCATGCTCTAAAGATACCCCCATTGAACGCACTAGCAAGGAAGCAAATTCAGCCCGCGTAATGCTGTCATTCGGTGCAAAACGCTCATCGGAAATACCGATTACAATGAACCTCGCAGCAAGCTGCTCAACCTCTGCTTTCGCCCAGTGCTCTTGCATATCGACAAAAGAAGGATTATCCTTCCTGATTACAGCATAAATGCTATGATGAGGAGTTCTCATGACGGCCTGCTTGCTGCCATCGTTTCTTGCGCCCAATTGGGTTGGAATATATGAAACCTGTTTAGTCGCAGGATCATAATGAACGGCAAAAACCAAATCTCCCGCAACTGCCTGATCAATCACAATGGCTTGAACCATATACGTCCCACCAAAATCGCCAATATCAATAGTTTGCCCGTTCGCCTCAGCCGTTACTTTGAAATCAACGACACTGCCTAGCAGACTGAACCCTTTGTCATTTCCTACCCGTACAAGCTCATTGCGCACAGTATCGCTGACTTGCTCCATCGTCGAATTGATTTTCAAATCGGATACGGAAACGCCAAGCCGCTTCGCCAGCTTCTCCAAATCAAGTACGCTAGCCGTAAGCTGCATGCTGGAGCCTTTTAATTCGACCTCGATGACAGCATTCGGGAAAGACTTCCCAATAGCCGCAAGCGATGAAGCCGGAAGCTGCACCTGAACGGCGCTTTCCTTATTGTCGATTCTAAATATAATAATCGGTCTTGCTGTGTCCTTTAACTGGCCAGCAGCCTGATTCAAAATACTTTCCGGGACCATTAGCTTTTGAACATTCGTTCCATCCGGTTTCTTCTCGGTTACCAGTAAAGTAGGATCAACGATGACCACAACTCTGCCTGACGAATCCGTTATAATTTGATAGTTAGGCTGTACATTAGAAGAAGTCGAAGCTGGATTTGGTGACGAAATCGGTGTTGCCGTAGGAGTAGGACTTGGTGTTGCACTCGGTGTCGGTGTCGGTGTCGGCGTCGGCGTCGGGCTTGGAGTAGAATCACCTACCGTTATCGCCAGCGTCTGATCTGCTCCTCCACTGAACGCAAACGTCAGGCTCGTTGTACCAACTGGCTGCGTCATCATGTATGATTTCAAAATCGTTACAGTGCTGCCTGTTACGGTATAATCCGTTCCTTGAGCGAGCGCCGCTGCGCCGTTAGCAACGCTGCTAAGCGTGTTGCCGTTCAGTGTCAGCCCCGTTGATACATCAGCATTCGCCGCCGCTCCCGTATATTTATCGAAGCTGGCAACCACTGGACTGATGAGGCTGTCATTTGGTAGTGGAACAATGTTCACTACTTCTATTTTTTTCACCGTTTCATTGCCCGCTAAATCCTTGGCATACACCGTATAGCTGCCATTGATGGCTACATCAAAGCTTCCGGAAGCCAATATGTCGGTTCCAGCACCCGCAAATGCGGAAGCATTATGATCGCCCGGCAGCCATTTCAAGCTGTACAGCGAATTTCCAATGCCGTAGGTAGAAGTGGTCACGTTCAGCGTTACCGGATCATTCGTCTGTGCGGTCGTTGATGGAATTATAGAAATAACCGGCGCATCTGGCATCGTCACCTGAAAGGCAAAATTATTCGTTGTTCTCGCTAGATAATAGTCATCACCTGCATAATGTACAGTGTAATTATGAGTTCTCGGCTGCAGTGACGAAACCGTTAAGGTTGCCGTTCCGTTCGCAGCAAGTGAAGAGGAGCCGAGCGGCAAGCCCCCGTCTCTGAACTCAACGTTCCCTGTCGGAATGTCGAGATCACCGGTAAGGGAAGCGGTCAAAGTAATGGGCTGGAGATAGGTAGACGATGCTACCGACGTTTGCAGCGTTACCGTAGGCTGCAAAAATATTTTTTTAGGCGTTGCTTGCGACCCGGTGCCATTTCCCCCATCACCAAGCATATTTTGGTTTCCCCACGACCATAAGCGGCCGTCCTGATCAAGACCATATGATACATCAAAGCCAGCAGTTAGAGAGACAAATTGAATAGACGTTCCGTTATCCGACACAGCTACCTTTTGCGGAGCAGAATTGATTGTCGTGCCGTCTCCAAGCTGCCCTGCTACATTCATTCCCCATGTCCACATATCACCGTTTTCATCGAGTGCCAAAACATGCTTGTTGCCTCCTGAAACTTGTGCGAACTTGACCGGGGTCCCGTTGTCTAGCACCGGATTTTTCTCTGGGAACCATCTATCGCCGGAGATTTGTCCATCACCAAGCTGCCCTTGATCGTTTCCTCCCCAGGTCCATACGCTGCCGATGCTGTCGATAGCAAGCATCAGAAACGTACCCGTACCAAAGCCTGCTCCAGCTGCGATGGATTGAAATTCGGCTTCCACCGCGCCATCCATCACCGATAATCTCGCGGGCATGTACTGGACATGGAAAATCTCCCAAATATGCTGCGTCGAATCGATTGCGATTCCGTTCTCCTCATTTCCCTCCAGCGTTTCAAATACGACAGGGTCTCCGTTGCCGTCCGTCAATTCCTTTTTAGTAGGGACATAAGGATCAGGCGTCGACGTTCTAAAGCCCCATATCCAAAGCGTTCCATCGCTGTCCAAAGCAAGCGAAGTAAAGCGCAAGGAGGCGATTTTCTTAAAGGTGACAGCCGTACCGCCGTCCATCACTTCAACCTTTGTCCAGACCATCGTACTCGCAGTCCCAGCGCCAAGTCCCAATTGACCATTTCCATTATCTCCTGTTGACCACAACTGGCCGCCCGTGTCCAAGGCAAGGGCAGAGTTAAAGCCTGGCTTCACTTCCTTGAACGTCACAGGTGCCCCATTATCCATGACCGTAATCTTTTTGGGAGTACGCGTGGAAACGTTTGTCCCGTCTCCAAATTGACCAGAAATGTTGCTGCCCCACGCCCAGATTTGGCCGTTTGCATCCAGTGCCATCGTCGTGCTCAGTTGTGAAGCAACGGATGTGAACATCGTG
This genomic window contains:
- a CDS encoding S-layer homology domain-containing protein, whose product is MKRWLAAMMVFILFVYPMLLPPKAYAAGTMFTSVASQLSTTMALDANGQIWAWGSNISGQFGDGTNVSTRTPKKITVMDNGAPVTFKEVKPGFNSALALDTGGQLWSTGDNGNGQLGLGAGTASTMVWTKVEVMDGGTAVTFKKIASLRFTSLALDSDGTLWIWGFRTSTPDPYVPTKKELTDGNGDPVVFETLEGNEENGIAIDSTQHIWEIFHVQYMPARLSVMDGAVEAEFQSIAAGAGFGTGTFLMLAIDSIGSVWTWGGNDQGQLGDGQISGDRWFPEKNPVLDNGTPVKFAQVSGGNKHVLALDENGDMWTWGMNVAGQLGDGTTINSAPQKVAVSDNGTSIQFVSLTAGFDVSYGLDQDGRLWSWGNQNMLGDGGNGTGSQATPKKIFLQPTVTLQTSVASSTYLQPITLTASLTGDLDIPTGNVEFRDGGLPLGSSSLAANGTATLTVSSLQPRTHNYTVHYAGDDYYLARTTNNFAFQVTMPDAPVISIIPSTTAQTNDPVTLNVTTSTYGIGNSLYSLKWLPGDHNASAFAGAGTDILASGSFDVAINGSYTVYAKDLAGNETVKKIEVVNIVPLPNDSLISPVVASFDKYTGAAANADVSTGLTLNGNTLSSVANGAAALAQGTDYTVTGSTVTILKSYMMTQPVGTTSLTFAFSGGADQTLAITVGDSTPSPTPTPTPTPTPSATPSPTPTATPISSPNPASTSSNVQPNYQIITDSSGRVVVIVDPTLLVTEKKPDGTNVQKLMVPESILNQAAGQLKDTARPIIIFRIDNKESAVQVQLPASSLAAIGKSFPNAVIEVELKGSSMQLTASVLDLEKLAKRLGVSVSDLKINSTMEQVSDTVRNELVRVGNDKGFSLLGSVVDFKVTAEANGQTIDIGDFGGTYMVQAIVIDQAVAGDLVFAVHYDPATKQVSYIPTQLGARNDGSKQAVMRTPHHSIYAVIRKDNPSFVDMQEHWAKAEVEQLAARFIVIGISDERFAPNDSITRAEFASLLVRSMGVSLEHDSAYQGFTDIASTAWYASAVEAAVRAGLVQGLTSERFGPNEQISREQMAVMLARALTIVSKDRTEPVDSGTEVAFTDQDQISPWAEAAVAETAKAGIITGMAGQTFAPKDFATRAQAAVMLNRFLQAVGFIG